One genomic region from Herpetosiphonaceae bacterium encodes:
- a CDS encoding FtsW/RodA/SpoVE family cell cycle protein: MMNTRRWQDFNLYLMISVLVLLGFGTAMVYSTTIGNNYRGDVWSLSSPFARHFIWIGIGAGAMLFLTLFDYHNLQIFTRPLYIFMLLLLGYTLLAGKIASGAQSWLLGESSGQPSEPAKLLLIISLAAWWANHDEQGHSWFTLGGSLLLAGAPLLLVLLQPDLGTAMVIGVMWLAMAWAAGMTWKQAAVLLMIAIPVLYIGWNYVLEPYQQGRLLAFTMTRDEIEHIKDPKVYDAVARVFYNVDASKVAVGNGGLTGQGLLNGIQSQRNFLPVQYTDFIFAVTAEELGFVGAATMLGFICLVLWQAVSIAYRAKDTFGRLIAVGIFAMLLIHTYENVGMNMGMMPVTGIPLPFISYGGSFTVTVLAAVGLLQSISLRHRSLTF; the protein is encoded by the coding sequence ATGATGAATACTCGACGCTGGCAAGACTTCAACCTCTACCTGATGATTAGCGTGCTGGTGCTGCTGGGCTTCGGCACGGCAATGGTCTATAGCACGACGATCGGCAACAACTACCGGGGCGATGTCTGGAGCCTCAGCAGCCCGTTCGCCCGGCATTTTATCTGGATAGGCATCGGCGCAGGCGCGATGCTGTTCCTGACGCTGTTCGACTACCACAACCTGCAAATCTTCACCCGCCCGCTGTACATCTTTATGCTGCTGCTGCTAGGCTACACGCTGCTGGCAGGCAAGATCGCCAGCGGCGCGCAGAGCTGGCTCCTGGGCGAGTCGAGCGGCCAGCCGTCGGAGCCCGCGAAGCTGCTGCTGATCATCAGCCTGGCGGCGTGGTGGGCCAACCACGACGAGCAGGGCCACTCCTGGTTTACGCTTGGCGGCTCGCTGCTGCTGGCCGGAGCGCCGCTGCTGCTGGTGCTGCTCCAGCCCGATCTCGGCACGGCGATGGTGATCGGCGTGATGTGGCTGGCGATGGCCTGGGCGGCGGGGATGACCTGGAAGCAGGCGGCAGTGCTGTTGATGATCGCGATTCCGGTGCTGTATATCGGCTGGAACTATGTGCTTGAGCCGTACCAGCAGGGCCGTCTGCTTGCGTTTACCATGACGCGCGACGAGATCGAGCATATCAAAGATCCCAAGGTCTACGACGCCGTGGCGCGTGTCTTCTACAACGTCGACGCCTCGAAAGTCGCGGTCGGCAACGGCGGGCTGACCGGCCAGGGCTTGCTCAACGGCATTCAAAGCCAGCGCAACTTCTTGCCGGTGCAGTACACCGACTTTATCTTCGCGGTGACGGCAGAGGAGCTTGGCTTCGTCGGCGCGGCGACCATGCTGGGCTTTATCTGCCTGGTCCTGTGGCAGGCCGTGAGCATCGCCTACCGCGCCAAAGATACGTTTGGGCGGCTGATCGCCGTGGGCATCTTTGCGATGCTGCTGATTCATACGTATGAGAACGTCGGGATGAACATGGGCATGATGCCGGTGACAGGCATTCCGCTGCCGTTCATCTCCTACGGCGGCTCGTTTACCGTAACCGTCCTGGCGGCGGTCGGGCTGCTCCAGAGCATCAGCCTGCGCCATCGCTCGCTGACGTTCTAG